The Pseudofrankia sp. DC12 region TCCGTGCGCCTTTGGCGGTGTTCCCGGCAGGTTTGGGTGCAAGTGGGCGGCCTACGCCCTGGGCTGGAGTTGTGCGTCACAAACAATGGCTCGGTGCCGGTCTGCGGTAAGTGTGGCCCATGCGGGTTCGGGCGCGCTGCGCGACAATGGACCGGTGATCCCGGTCTGGCGCGTTGTGTGCTCAGTGGCGCGGCGGCGCCGGAATGGCCCTGGGCCGCGGCCGGCGCGCGACGGCGGAACCATCCTGATGCTGACGCTCGGCTTCCTGCTGGTCACGGCGATGCTCGCCGTCGTCGTCACCGACGTGTCAGCGGTGTTCCTCGCCCGCCGCTCGGTCGCCTCCGCGGCCGACGGGGCGGCGCTCGCGGCCGCCCAGCGGGTCGACGAGGAGGCCGTCTACACCGCGGCCGGCCCGCTCGCCGAGCTGCCGCTCGCCGACGTCATGACCACCGTCGCGGACTACCAGGAAAGCGCCGACCCCAGCGGCTCGACCCAGCTGTCCGGGTCCCTGGTCGACGCGGACACGGTCGAGGTACAGGGCAGCCGGGTTGTGGACCTGCCGCTCATCGGCTTCCTGGGGATCGGCCCGGTCACCGTGCACGCCACGGCGGACGCCCAGACGGTCGTGCGCGCCCAGCCCTGAGCGCCCCCCGAGACGCCCGCCTGGAGCCGGTACCGGCCCGGACCCAGCAGCAGGCTCAGACCCAGCCGGCGGTGGCGGTGACCAGGTCGTCGAGCGCGTGGCCTGTCCGCTCCTCGGCCAGGTTCGAGACGTCTCGGACCAGCCGGGCGACCCACTCGGCCGGCCGGTCGGCGGCCAGCGCGACCGCGGCCGCGGCGTGCTCGGCCGCCTCGTAGTGGTCCGGCTGGTCACCGCTGATGGCGGCCCGCGCCTGCGCCATCCGCACCGAGACGATCATTCCGGTCTGCCCGCTGTCCTTGATCAGGGTGTAGGCCTTCTCCAGGTACGGCCGGGCCTCCTCCGGCGCGCCGACGGTCGTCAGCGCCTCGGCCGAGGCGAGGGCGAGGTCGGCGGGGGAGTAGGTCTCGATCGCGAAGCCGGGCCGGCCGTGGGCGTTCGCGTCCAGCGCCTCCATCGTGCGCCAGGCCCGGGCGACCGCGTCGCGCACGCCGGCGGTGTCACCCGTCGCGGCGTAGGCGCCCGCGACGACCTTGCCGGCGATCATCGCGCGGGACGGGCTGTGGCCCGCGATCCGCGCGGCCGCGCCGGCGATCTGCAGCGAGACGGCCGGACTGTACTGGCGGACCATCCGGGCCCGCAACGCCAGCGCGCGGGCCGCGAGCGGGCCGTCGCCGGCGGCGCGGGCGAGACTCGCCGCCCGGTCCGACCGGGTCGCGGCGTCGGTGTGCAGGCCGCGGTCGTAGTCGGTGCCAGCGGAGACGACGGTGACGGCGGCGTGCAGGCGCATCCAGTCGATCGCGTCCCGGCCGCGAAGCCGGCGCTGGCGCGGGATCGTGCGGGTGGTGTTCTCCAGCGGCCGCATCGAGCTCGCCGTGCTGGTCAGGTCGGAGGTCTCGTAACCGCTGATCGCCGCGGCGAGCGCCGCCGAGCAGGCCTGGTGCAGGTCAGTCGTGCTGCGCAGGTTCTCGAGATTGGGGTGTTCGAGGCTCACCGCGACCGCCGAGGCCCCGAGGGTACGAAGCAGGAAACGCCTGCCGACGGCATCCGACACGGCGACAGCCTCCGTGTTCTGCTTTCGGCCGGGCCAGCCGACGGCCTGCTGGCCGCGCGGGGCGTCGCCGTCGCCGCGCCGTCCCCGGACAGGTCGGTACCGCTGCCGCCAGTCGACCGATCGAAGGCATGGAACCCGGGCGCCGGGGCGGTCGGGAGGACCGACGGACCGCGATGTGATCGCATCTAGAACTACCTCACGGCGTAGCGGGAACCTTCATTTCAAGATAGCGTTCAACGCCGCCGGCTGACGCTCGGGTCGGCGGGAATCCGTGTGGGCTGCGTCTCTGGTGCGCCTTTTTCGCCCAGGTCGCGGAACCCACGCTGCCGGCCGTGTTCGGACTTTGGCGTCCGGTGGGGTAGTTCGTATTGTGTTACCTGTCGACCGGCGGCGCGCCGTTAATGTTTCCGAAATGTATCGCCATGCAATTGCATGTTAACGGTCGGGTCATGGCCGCTCCGGGCGTGCGGGGCGGAGACGCGGAGCCGGCCGGGTGTCCGCTCCGGGCGGGCTGGGTGGCCGGCGGTCGGGCCTGTGCCCGGCGACGGGGCCGGCTCGCGATCACGGTCGCGGCAGGGGAGCGCGCGCTCTCGGTAAGGTGGACGGCATGGCCGCCGACATCGCCGAGGAGCTCAAGAACCTCGACGCGACCCTGACCGGTATCGAGACCGTGTTGGACGTCGAGGGGCTGCGCCGGCGAGCCGCGGACCTCGAGCAGGAGGCCTCCGACCCGGACCTGTGGAGCGACCAGGACCGGGCCCAGGTGGTGACCCGCAGGCTGTCGTCCGTGCGCGGCGACATCAGCCGGGTCGAGGGCCTGCGCGACCGGCTCGACAACATCATGACCGCGTTCGAGCTCGAGGACGACGACCTGATCTCGGAGGCCACCGGGCAGCTGCCCTCGTTGGCCAAGGACATCTCGACCCTTGAGGTCCGCACCCTGCTGTCCGGCGAGTACGACGAGCGGGACGCGATCGTGCAGCTGTCCGCCGGCGCCGGCGGCGTTGACGCGGCCGACTGGACGGCGATGCTGCTGCGGATGTACCTGCGCTGGGCCGAGCGGCATGGCTACGGCACCGAGGTCTACGACTCCTCGGAGGCCGAGGAGGCCGGGCTCAAGTCGGCCACCTTCCTCGTCAAGGCGCCGTACGCGTACGGAACGTTGCGCAGCGAGCACGGTGTCCACCGGTTGGTGCGCATCAGTCCGTTCGACAACCAGAACCGCCGGCAGACGTCGTTCGCCGGCGTCGAGATCACCCCGGTCGTGGAACTGTCCGACCATGTCGACATCGACGACAAGGATCTGCGGGTCGACATCTTCCGGTCCTCCGGCCCGGGCGGCCAGGGCGTGAACACGACCGACTCGGCCGTGCGCATCACCCACCTGCAGACCGGCATCGTCGTGACCTGCCAGAACGAGCGCAGCCAGCTGCAGAACAAGGCGGCGGCGATGGTCGTGCTCCAGGCCAAGCTGCTGGAACGACGACGCGCCGAGGAGGCGGCCGAGAAACAGCGGCTGACCGGCGGCCCGCAGGACGTCTCGTTCGGCTCCCAGATCCGCAACTACGTCCTGCACCCGTACCAGATGGTGAAGGACCTGCGGACCGAGGTCGAGACGTCCAACACCGGCGGTGTGCTGGACGGCGAGATAGATGACTTCATCGACGCCGAGGTGCGCTGGCGCCGGTCGGCCGAGTCTGGCTCGCGCTGACGGCCACGGATTCGATTTCCACGATGCGCACCCGCCCGCCCGGATCGCCTGGACGTCGTCGTCCGCCCTCCGGACGGTGGCGCGGGTCGTGGACCTGGACCTGGTCGGCAGCGCGCCGCTCGTCCGGCCGGCGCATCGTCGATCTCAGGGAAGCCCAGGTGCGTCTGTTGGACGAGCTTCTCGCGGTCGGCGAGACGCCGGACGCCCTGACGGCGGATGGCTCGGCCGACATACCCGGCCTGGACGAGATCACGGAGTTGGCCGAGTGAGAGAGAGCGCCGAGTGACGGACGGCGGCGTGGCCCGCAGGGGCGGCGTGGGCTGGGTGGCGTTGGTCGGTGGCGGACCGGGCGCGGCGGATCTGATCACCGTGCGTGGCCGCGACCTGCTGCGCCGAGCGGACGTCGTCGTCGTCGACCGGCTCGCGCCCCGCGAGCTGGTCGCCGACCTGGGGCCAGAGGTCGAGATCGTCGACGCGGCCAAGGGGCCGCACGGCCACAACCTCTCGCAGGACGAGATCAATGACCTGTTGGTCGAGCGGGCGCTGCGCGGGCTGCGGGTGGCGCGGCTCAAGGGCGGCGACCCGTTCCTGTTCGGCCGGGGCGGCGAGGAGGCGCTCGCGTGCGCCGCCGCCGGGGTGCCCTGCGAGGTCGTCCCCGGAGTGACCAGCGCGGTCGCGGTTCCGGCGCTCGCCGGGATCCCGGTGACCCATCGAGGAATCACACAGGATCTGGCCGTCGTCTCCGGCCACGTCGATCCGTCGCACCCGGGATCGACGTCGAACTGGGACGCGCTGGCGGCGGGCCCGGGGACGGTCGTCGTCCTGATGGGAGTCGGCGCGCTGCCAGAGATCAGCCGCGAGCTGGTCAAGCGCGGCCGTCCCGCGGCGACCCCGGTCGCGGTGATCCAGGACGGGGCCACCCCCCAACAGCGGGTCGTGACCGGCACCCTCGCGGACATCGCCGCGGCAGCGGACGCGGCCGGCGTCGCGTCACCCGCCGTCATCGTGATCGGTGAGGTCGTCGCCCTGCGCGGCGAGCTGGGGAGCTACCGGATCCCTGACTGAGCCCGGTCGCCCCCGGCCCGGCAGCGGTCAGACCCAGGCTCAGCGCAGGGAGATGATCTGGTCGTCGTCCGGCTTCGGCTGGCCCCTGCTGTCGGTGTTGCTCGTGGTGACCCACAGCGTGCCGTCGGGGGCGACGGCCAGGGTGCGCAGCCGGCCGTAGGTGCTGGCGCGCAGCGCTCGCGGGGTTCCAACGTCCAGGGTGGCGGTGGTAGGCACACCCGCGGCCCGCAGTGGACCCGAGGTCGCTCGTCCAGGCTCGCAACTCGGCGTCACGAGCCCATGATTCGCCTGCGACCGCCAGGAGCGGGCCTGATGACGCGAAACCGTTGCGGGACCCTTTACGGGACCTGGTGGGCGGCGAGGAGCGCGACGACCGTAAGCACCAGCAGGATCAGCGCGACCATCTGTGGGGTGAGGCTGAAGCCGCTGGACTCGTGGTGGAGCTCGGCACGGGCGGCACGGCACGTCGAGCAGTGGCCTTCGGCCACCGGCCGGGCGCAGCGTGCGCAGACCAGGTCCTCACAGCACATGCTGTCGTCCCCTCTCCCACGCTCAGCGAGCCGCCTGGCGACCTGCTGATCATCTACTGGCCGGGTCTCGGGCGGGGCCACACCGTTGGACGCCGTCCGTTTACCGTACGCCCGCTTACCGGCCACGACCATCCCGTCACCTACAGTTGTGGAAGTGGCTCGGACGGTGACGAACGGGGTGGCTGGGGCGGCGGCGCGGGCTGGCCTGCCGCCTGGCTGGGCGGAGGGAGCTCGGAATGATCCGGCTCGACGCGGTGACGATGACGTACCCGGCCGGGACAAGGCCGGCGCTGAGCGACATCACCCTGCGCATCGACGACGGGGAGTTCGTCTTCCTCGTCGGACCATCCGGCTCGGGGAAGTCGACCCTGCTGCGCCTGCTGTTGCGGGAGGAACGCGCGACCAGCGGCCTGGTGGCCCTGGACGGGGCGGACCTCGCGGTGATCCCCGACCGGCGGGTACCGCTGCTGCGCCGGACCATCGGCTGCGTCTTCCAGGACTTCCGGCTGCTGCCGGACCGGACCGTCGCCGGGAACGTCGCCTTCGCGCTCGACGTCGTCGGCCGGCCGCGGCACGTGGTGCGCACGGTCGTTCCCGAGGTGCTCGGGCTGGTGGGCCTCGCGGGCAAGGAGAACCGTTACCCCGACGAGCTTTCCGGGGGTGAGCAGCAGCGGGTCGCGGTCGCTCGCGCGATGGTCGGCCGGCCTCGGGTGCTGCTCGCCGACGAGCCGACCGGGAACCTCGACCCGGCGACCAGCGAGGGGATCATGCGGCTGCTCGACGCGGTCAACCGGACCGGGACGATCGTCGTGATGGCCACGCACAACGCCGCACTGGTCGACGCGCGCCGCCGCCGCGTCGTGGAGCTGGCCGACGGGGCCTGCGTCCGCGACGAGCAGCGCGGCGCCTACGACGGCGACGACACGGCCGGTTTGCCGGCGCGGGCGGACAAGAGTGACACGGCCGGTTTGCCGGCGCGGGCGAGCAGGACGGCTGGGGTGAGCTAGTGCGGATCGGCCCCCTGCTCGCGATTCTCGGCGCCGGGCTGCGGCGCAACCTGGCGGTGACCTCGGCGGTGGTGATCACGGCGTCGGTCTGTCTGGCGATGCTCGGCGCGGGCCTGCTACTGCGGGCCGAGGTCCACACCATCGACGGCTACCTGCTCGACCAGCTGGAGGTCGTCATCGACCTCTCCGACGGCATCACCCCTGCTCAGCGCGCTGACCTGATCTCTGGCCTGAAGGCCGATCCCACCGTGGTCGCCGTCCAGTACGAGAACAAGCAACAGGTCTACGACCGGTTCGAGCGTGACTTCCGGGCGTCTCCGGACGTCGTCTCCGGCGTCACGGCGGCCGACCTGCCCGCCGCGCTGCGCCTGCGTCTGGTCGATCCCCGGGACGGCGACCAGATCGTGCTGCGGTACACGGGCCGCGACGGGGTCGAGGCGGTCCGCGACCAGCACGCGCTGCTCAGCCCGCTGTACCGGATGCTGGACGGGTTCAGCGTCGCCGCGTTCGTGCTCGCCGCCGTGCAGGCCACCGCGTCCAGCCTGCTGATCTACACGATGATCCGGGTGTCCGCGCACTCCCGGCGCCGGGAGACGGCCATCATGCGCCTGGTCGGGGCGACCA contains the following coding sequences:
- the prfB gene encoding peptide chain release factor 2, whose product is MAADIAEELKNLDATLTGIETVLDVEGLRRRAADLEQEASDPDLWSDQDRAQVVTRRLSSVRGDISRVEGLRDRLDNIMTAFELEDDDLISEATGQLPSLAKDISTLEVRTLLSGEYDERDAIVQLSAGAGGVDAADWTAMLLRMYLRWAERHGYGTEVYDSSEAEEAGLKSATFLVKAPYAYGTLRSEHGVHRLVRISPFDNQNRRQTSFAGVEITPVVELSDHVDIDDKDLRVDIFRSSGPGGQGVNTTDSAVRITHLQTGIVVTCQNERSQLQNKAAAMVVLQAKLLERRRAEEAAEKQRLTGGPQDVSFGSQIRNYVLHPYQMVKDLRTEVETSNTGGVLDGEIDDFIDAEVRWRRSAESGSR
- a CDS encoding pilus assembly protein TadG-related protein, whose product is MLTLGFLLVTAMLAVVVTDVSAVFLARRSVASAADGAALAAAQRVDEEAVYTAAGPLAELPLADVMTTVADYQESADPSGSTQLSGSLVDADTVEVQGSRVVDLPLIGFLGIGPVTVHATADAQTVVRAQP
- the ftsE gene encoding cell division ATP-binding protein FtsE; the encoded protein is MIRLDAVTMTYPAGTRPALSDITLRIDDGEFVFLVGPSGSGKSTLLRLLLREERATSGLVALDGADLAVIPDRRVPLLRRTIGCVFQDFRLLPDRTVAGNVAFALDVVGRPRHVVRTVVPEVLGLVGLAGKENRYPDELSGGEQQRVAVARAMVGRPRVLLADEPTGNLDPATSEGIMRLLDAVNRTGTIVVMATHNAALVDARRRRVVELADGACVRDEQRGAYDGDDTAGLPARADKSDTAGLPARASRTAGVS
- the cobA gene encoding uroporphyrinogen-III C-methyltransferase; amino-acid sequence: MTDGGVARRGGVGWVALVGGGPGAADLITVRGRDLLRRADVVVVDRLAPRELVADLGPEVEIVDAAKGPHGHNLSQDEINDLLVERALRGLRVARLKGGDPFLFGRGGEEALACAAAGVPCEVVPGVTSAVAVPALAGIPVTHRGITQDLAVVSGHVDPSHPGSTSNWDALAAGPGTVVVLMGVGALPEISRELVKRGRPAATPVAVIQDGATPQQRVVTGTLADIAAAADAAGVASPAVIVIGEVVALRGELGSYRIPD
- the ftsX gene encoding permease-like cell division protein FtsX; amino-acid sequence: MRIGPLLAILGAGLRRNLAVTSAVVITASVCLAMLGAGLLLRAEVHTIDGYLLDQLEVVIDLSDGITPAQRADLISGLKADPTVVAVQYENKQQVYDRFERDFRASPDVVSGVTAADLPAALRLRLVDPRDGDQIVLRYTGRDGVEAVRDQHALLSPLYRMLDGFSVAAFVLAAVQATASSLLIYTMIRVSAHSRRRETAIMRLVGATNATIRAPFVLECALSGLIGGAVAAGALVAAKAFLVDGRFAHQTMFPLFGWDAVWLAVAAVMAVGALAAAAMGSLALRRHLHA